Genomic DNA from Candidatus Hinthialibacter antarcticus:
CCGCGACGCTCCATTGCAGCGGGCCGTCTGCGGCGACGAATGCGCTCATCAAGGCGAACGGCAGGGCGAAAATGGTGTGCGAAAAACGCACCATGCCTAAGTAATTGCTTATTTTGTTAATCAGCATCCTGACCTGTTCGCAAATGCGTCTTGGTTGAAATGGGGTCGAGTTCGCCCCAGCCTCCGCCGATCAGCGTCTTGGCTTCAACGCCGAGATGTTGCAACACGCGCTGGACGATAAAATCGACCATGTCGTTCACGGCTTGAGGGCGATGATAAAACCCGGGGCTGGCCGGCAAGATGATGGCGCCGTTCTGCGATAAGGTCAACATATTCTGCAATTGGATAGTGCTGTATGGGGTTTCACGTGGAACCAGGATCAGCGGGCGGCGCTCTTTCAGCGCGACGTCGCCCATGCGCCCGATCAGGTTTTCCGACGTTCCCGACGCCAGGCGCCCCATCGTCCCCATGCTGCATGGCACGATGGCGACCGCGTTCAAATCATACGAACCGGAAGCGGGCGCCGCGCCAACGTGAGTGTGATGATGATAGATGATCCACTCGTAAAATTTGTCGTCGAATCCCTGGATATGCCCGGTTTCCAGGTCAATATCGACGCCCAGTTCGAGGCGGGCGACGTGTACAGTATTCGGAGAAATGGTCAAATGGACGGTAATTTGCCGCGCCGCGAGTTCTTCAAGCACGCGCAATCCAATAATCGTACCGCTTGCTCCAGTGATGGCCAATCCAACCTTCATTTTGCTTCCTTAGAGGACGGTGCAGACGTTCTGGACCGTTGATTTTTGTGATGATCGGGTAATTTTGTTCAAGTCAGTTTTAAAGATTGTATTTTTTAGTCCGATAATGCAACAGGGTAAGGACTATTATTTTCTCGATTTAGCTGCGGCGTGGTATGGAATCCGCAGCTTGAACGTTTTACAATGGTTATGAAACGATTTGAGCGCTATTTCGGTTGCTTATCAGGAGACGCTGCTCTGCTGGCGACAGCGGAAGGCGTTTATTTACAGGATAGATACGTGGAAGATTCAGACCATCAAGGCCCTTATTTTTTAATGCAGATCACAGCAATGCTGTGTTTGTATATCGCCGCCGTGAGCGTAATTGACGGCTTGTTTGGCTTATATTCGTATCTCGCGTTCTCGCTGGGGATGGCTGATCCCACGCAAAGCCCTGCCTGGCAAGAGACTTTTAATGAATTTCAAAATTATCCAGTACGAACATTGGGTTTTACCCTCTATAATATAATTGTTTGGAACACAGTAATCATTTGTGCAATTTGGATGCTGCGGCGCCGAATGTGGGCGTTGCACAATCTGCGGCGATTACTGAGTTTGGATATGATTGTTACCGTGCTTATTTTGTGTTGGCCCTTGGCGTTTGCGTTGTTTACTCAAACAGAGATTCAAGCCCGGCACATGACAAGCCCCGGTTTATTTATTTTTGTGAATGCATTACAAGTGGGCGCAATCATCGTTTTAGCGCACCCTCGCGTTCAAAAAGCGGTGGAACACAGCGCAGCGACGCGCCAATCTAAAGAGAAAAAGTGAATCTTTAAGCGTGCCGAGGGATCACGTTTTAGGGAGAACGAAACAGAGGTGGAATCATGCAAACGGCCGAACTCCAATTCGTGCTTCGCAATTGCTTTGCTATTGATGAAATGCGGCGCATACTGCGTACAGTTTCTCCCTCCGAGGACCCTTACGAGGCCGCCGTTGAGGCAATTCTGAACGAAGATGAAGACGGCCTGTCCGTCTTGGATGAACTAGACCGCGCGTCACTGAAACAACGGCGAAAAGTGCGCTCGATGTCAGCGAAAGAGTTGCGTAGCGGCGTCGCGTTTGAGTTTATGGAACGGGGACGCACACTGGCGCACACCGTATGGGCGTTGATGCGCGACGACCGAATCGCTGCGAAAACCATGGCTGATTCTCTGGTGCAGCAATTCGACGAACCCGAAGACGACCAATCCGATAGCGCCGAATCTGAGATGATTGACGTGCCGATCGCCGTCAGTGAACTCTTATCAGATATTACCGCGCCTGAAGAGCCCGAAATTGATTTAAGCCATCCACACCCCGAAGAACCAGAAGTTGAACCGGAGCCTGAGGTTCCTCAAAAAAACGCACAGGACATTCTTTCGGAAGAAGAAATTTCCCGCGAAGTCGATTCACTGATCGATTCGTTAAAAGATGACCCCTCATTAGAATTAATTGAAGAAGACGACGACGATGGTGACATTGTTTTAGATTCGTTTGATCTTGAAGATGATGAAACGGAAACCATCCTTGATGTTTCTGAAGAAGACGACGATTCCGAAGGCCTTTCGTTTAGCGATATTGATTTAGAAGCCTTAAATCAAGAAGTGGTCGATGAAATCACTCCAGAAGCAGAAGACGAAAGCGACCTCTCGTTTGATATTATGGGCGAAGCCGTTTCA
This window encodes:
- a CDS encoding UbiX family flavin prenyltransferase codes for the protein MKVGLAITGASGTIIGLRVLEELAARQITVHLTISPNTVHVARLELGVDIDLETGHIQGFDDKFYEWIIYHHHTHVGAAPASGSYDLNAVAIVPCSMGTMGRLASGTSENLIGRMGDVALKERRPLILVPRETPYSTIQLQNMLTLSQNGAIILPASPGFYHRPQAVNDMVDFIVQRVLQHLGVEAKTLIGGGWGELDPISTKTHLRTGQDAD